The following are encoded together in the Defluviitalea raffinosedens genome:
- a CDS encoding ABC transporter substrate-binding protein, translating to MKAKKFMSMLLVGGIMLSSLVGCGNTGSSSQGSESSGANADVIKIGGIAPLTGDVAVYGVAADNGVKLAIEEINANGGLLGKQIQYVVYDDKGDPTEAVNAYKKLTSNDKVDAIVGAVTSKPTLTVTPLAAKDGIPMITPTATALEVTSAGPNIFRACFIDPYQGEVMAKFAVEELGASKAAIIYNTADDYSVGVAEAFKEAVEGYGTQVVSFEGYNGDDKDFKAVLTNVKSQGPDVLFIPDYYNRVGLIAQQAKEVGITATLLGADGWDGVIGVNPDAVEGAYFCNHYSTDDAAEEVQNFLKVYKEKYNEDPVSFAALGYDAMKILAAAIEKAGSTDKDAVVKALAETDITSVTGKITFDENRNPVKEVSIIKIENGNNTLFTKMSL from the coding sequence ATGAAAGCAAAGAAATTTATGTCAATGCTATTAGTCGGAGGCATTATGCTTTCTAGTCTTGTAGGCTGTGGAAATACAGGTAGCAGCTCACAGGGTTCAGAGAGTTCAGGTGCAAATGCAGATGTAATAAAAATTGGTGGCATCGCTCCATTAACAGGTGATGTAGCCGTTTATGGGGTTGCAGCTGACAACGGAGTAAAATTGGCCATTGAAGAAATTAATGCCAATGGTGGTCTTCTGGGAAAGCAAATCCAATATGTTGTCTATGATGATAAAGGCGATCCGACAGAAGCTGTAAATGCCTATAAGAAATTAACAAGTAATGATAAAGTTGATGCCATCGTAGGCGCTGTTACAAGTAAACCAACTTTAACCGTTACACCACTAGCAGCAAAAGATGGCATTCCCATGATTACTCCAACAGCTACAGCTTTGGAAGTTACAAGTGCTGGACCAAATATTTTCCGTGCTTGTTTCATTGATCCATATCAAGGGGAAGTTATGGCAAAATTTGCTGTAGAAGAATTAGGAGCATCCAAAGCAGCCATTATTTATAATACAGCAGACGACTATTCTGTAGGCGTTGCAGAAGCTTTTAAAGAAGCTGTAGAAGGTTATGGTACTCAAGTTGTAAGCTTTGAAGGTTACAATGGAGATGACAAAGACTTTAAAGCAGTTCTTACCAATGTAAAAAGTCAAGGACCAGATGTATTGTTCATCCCTGATTACTATAATAGAGTAGGTCTTATTGCACAGCAAGCTAAAGAAGTTGGTATTACAGCAACACTTCTTGGTGCAGATGGTTGGGATGGTGTAATAGGTGTAAATCCTGATGCTGTTGAAGGTGCTTATTTCTGCAACCACTATTCAACAGATGATGCTGCAGAAGAAGTTCAAAACTTCTTAAAAGTTTATAAAGAAAAGTATAATGAAGATCCTGTTAGCTTCGCTGCTTTAGGATATGATGCGATGAAGATTTTAGCAGCAGCTATTGAAAAAGCAGGATCAACGGATAAAGATGCTGTAGTAAAAGCTTTGGCTGAAACGGATATTACTTCAGTTACTGGAAAAATTACCTTTGATGAAAATAGAAATCCAGTAAAAGAGGTATCTATTATTAAAATAGAAAACGGAAATAATACATTATTTACAAAAATGAGTCTTTAG
- a CDS encoding ribonuclease H-like domain-containing protein, with protein sequence MIEIYKPFTHSFNIQKYFPHCRNEKIILFDIETTGFSRYQSYLYLIGCIYFKDNTWILHQFFSESPKDEIELLMNFFQLCNSFEYIIHFNGNTFDIPYLEEKASTLNIISPLKKLKSIDILKDIRPFQNIFGLQNCRLKTIEYFLKINRLDTYAGGELIGQYYDYLKSKNESLKNNLLLHNEEDLYGLIEIFKIYDYISFIKQITQPNFITDVQCTDLSKDKLIFAIEVSNNSPLSLTLKNENWTCNIYEKKSLIRFEILLLNTTLYHYFQNYKEYYYIPELDEAIHKSVGSFLPKEKRKPASASNCYIKKTGLFLQIMTDNINLPIFRENISSKKKYIHIEPDKFICIKDQLINLAVEFFKTIIPQTEKARL encoded by the coding sequence ATGATTGAAATATATAAACCTTTTACCCATTCTTTTAATATACAAAAGTATTTCCCTCATTGCAGAAATGAAAAGATTATTTTATTTGATATTGAAACTACGGGATTTTCCCGTTATCAGTCGTATTTGTATTTAATTGGTTGCATTTACTTTAAAGACAACACATGGATATTGCATCAATTTTTTTCTGAATCCCCTAAAGATGAAATAGAATTACTAATGAATTTTTTTCAGTTATGTAATTCATTTGAATATATCATTCATTTTAATGGCAATACATTTGATATTCCTTACTTAGAAGAAAAAGCTTCTACATTGAACATAATCAGTCCATTGAAAAAACTTAAATCTATAGATATTCTAAAAGATATTCGTCCTTTTCAAAATATCTTTGGTCTGCAAAATTGCAGGCTAAAAACCATAGAGTATTTTCTTAAAATCAATAGGCTTGACACTTATGCTGGTGGAGAATTGATCGGTCAATATTATGATTACCTCAAAAGTAAAAATGAATCTCTTAAAAATAATTTATTGCTGCATAATGAAGAGGATCTTTATGGACTTATAGAAATATTTAAAATATATGATTATATTTCATTTATCAAACAGATCACACAACCAAATTTTATTACAGATGTTCAATGTACAGACCTAAGTAAAGATAAACTTATATTTGCAATAGAAGTATCCAATAATTCTCCTCTATCTCTGACACTAAAAAATGAAAACTGGACGTGTAATATTTATGAAAAAAAGTCACTCATTCGATTTGAAATATTATTGCTCAATACGACCTTATATCATTATTTCCAGAATTATAAAGAATACTACTATATCCCTGAATTAGATGAAGCCATTCACAAATCTGTCGGTTCTTTTTTGCCTAAAGAAAAGAGAAAGCCTGCTTCTGCTTCAAATTGTTACATTAAAAAAACAGGGTTATTTCTTCAAATAATGACTGACAATATCAATTTACCCATATTTAGAGAAAATATTAGTTCTAAGAAAAAATATATTCATATTGAACCTGACAAATTCATATGTATAAAAGATCAGTTGATCAACCTTGCAGTCGAATTTTTCAAAACCATCATCCCTCAAACAGAAAAGGCTCGTTTATAG
- a CDS encoding MBL fold metallo-hydrolase RNA specificity domain-containing protein, translating to MKLTFLGGAKTVTGSCYWMQANGKNILIDCGMFQGHDQEEDLNFEPFPFDVSSIDYLLLTHAHIDHSGRIPKLCKEGFKGKIICTKATADLCAIMLPDCGYIQESEVEWKNRKRQRAGKPLIEPLYTYQDALDCIKFFNPVSYHQEVRLQGNITIRFSDAGHILGSSILEIWVNEKNSETKIVFSGDLGNQDIPLLKDPETIESADYLIIESTYGNRIHKEKENKVRKLLNIIEETIMQGGNVVIPSFAVGRTQEIIYEIHKYRELYKDDMDFLSHVPVYVDSPLAISATEVFRKNLDCYDEEARAYVENGDNPLDFPNLAFTRTPDESRQLNEKPEPMIIISASGMCEAGRIKHHLKHNLWRSNSTILFVGYQAPGTLGRRILDGAEKVKIFGEEISINARIESIEGYSGHADQQGLLNWVSSIKNKPKKIFIVHGEPESQYAFAKILKKQLKVDIIIPDRGDNYELTPYSITVQKSLEHLKENFIRLQLLAQLDVLSEEIYFLTKQLNQEVLNGKEDEEIKVIQSKIEEVQNSILQINQMLKGSL from the coding sequence ATGAAGCTAACATTTTTAGGGGGAGCAAAGACTGTAACGGGTTCATGTTACTGGATGCAGGCAAATGGTAAAAACATTCTTATTGATTGTGGAATGTTTCAAGGACATGATCAAGAAGAAGATTTGAACTTTGAACCATTTCCTTTTGATGTCAGTTCAATTGACTATTTGCTGTTAACCCATGCCCATATTGATCATAGTGGAAGAATACCTAAGTTATGTAAAGAAGGTTTTAAGGGGAAAATCATATGTACCAAAGCAACCGCAGATTTATGTGCAATTATGCTTCCTGACTGTGGATATATCCAGGAATCCGAAGTGGAATGGAAAAACAGAAAAAGGCAAAGAGCAGGCAAACCACTTATTGAACCATTATATACGTATCAGGATGCACTGGACTGCATAAAATTTTTTAACCCGGTCTCCTATCATCAAGAAGTTCGTCTGCAAGGAAATATTACGATTAGATTTTCAGACGCAGGGCATATTTTAGGTTCTTCAATTTTGGAAATATGGGTAAATGAAAAAAATTCTGAGACTAAAATTGTCTTTTCAGGAGATTTAGGAAATCAAGATATTCCATTATTAAAAGATCCGGAAACCATTGAAAGTGCAGATTACTTAATTATTGAATCTACTTATGGGAACAGAATTCATAAAGAAAAAGAAAACAAAGTTAGGAAGCTGCTCAACATAATAGAAGAAACCATTATGCAGGGTGGAAATGTTGTTATCCCTTCTTTTGCTGTTGGAAGGACCCAGGAAATTATTTATGAAATTCACAAATATAGGGAATTATATAAAGATGATATGGATTTTCTTAGTCATGTCCCTGTATACGTAGATAGTCCCCTGGCAATCTCTGCAACAGAAGTATTTAGAAAAAATTTAGACTGCTATGATGAAGAAGCAAGAGCATATGTTGAAAATGGAGATAATCCGCTGGATTTTCCCAATCTTGCTTTTACAAGGACGCCTGATGAATCCAGACAGCTGAATGAGAAACCTGAACCTATGATTATTATTTCTGCCAGTGGTATGTGTGAAGCAGGAAGAATAAAGCATCATTTGAAACACAATTTATGGAGAAGTAACAGTACGATATTGTTTGTAGGATATCAGGCCCCTGGAACTTTAGGAAGGCGTATTCTTGACGGAGCAGAAAAAGTAAAGATCTTTGGAGAAGAAATTTCTATTAATGCCAGAATTGAAAGCATCGAAGGCTATTCAGGCCATGCAGATCAGCAAGGATTACTCAATTGGGTAAGTAGTATTAAAAACAAGCCAAAGAAAATTTTTATCGTTCATGGAGAGCCAGAGTCTCAGTATGCTTTTGCAAAAATATTAAAAAAGCAATTAAAGGTTGATATCATTATTCCCGATAGAGGAGATAATTATGAACTAACGCCATACAGTATTACGGTTCAAAAATCACTGGAACATCTGAAAGAAAACTTTATTCGTCTGCAATTACTGGCTCAATTGGATGTTTTATCAGAAGAAATATACTTCCTTACAAAACAGCTTAACCAGGAAGTATTAAATGGAAAAGAAGATGAGGAAATAAAAGTCATTCAATCTAAAATTGAAGAAGTTCAGAATTCTATTCTTCAAATTAATCAAATGTTAAAAGGCTCGCTATAA
- the pgsA gene encoding CDP-diacylglycerol--glycerol-3-phosphate 3-phosphatidyltransferase, translated as MNLANKLTFLRIILIPVFLIVLLTEWIPDPQKRIFAVIIFALASLTDMLDGYIARSRNLITNLGKFLDPLADKLLVTSALVSLVELGDLPAWVVIIILSRELAITGFRTVAVSEGIVIAASWWGKIKTISQMFMIMVFLLNISLPIFDVFETVLMWMAVIFTIISGVDYIVKNKRVLSTQK; from the coding sequence ATGAATCTGGCGAATAAACTGACTTTTTTGAGGATTATTTTGATTCCTGTATTTTTAATTGTTCTGCTTACAGAATGGATTCCTGATCCTCAAAAAAGAATTTTTGCAGTGATTATTTTTGCATTGGCATCTCTTACAGATATGCTGGATGGATATATTGCGAGATCAAGAAACTTAATTACGAATTTAGGCAAATTTTTAGATCCTCTGGCAGATAAACTCCTTGTGACATCTGCTTTGGTTAGTTTAGTTGAATTAGGAGATTTGCCTGCCTGGGTTGTTATAATTATTTTAAGTCGTGAACTTGCAATTACTGGTTTTAGAACAGTTGCAGTATCTGAAGGAATTGTCATTGCAGCAAGTTGGTGGGGAAAAATAAAAACAATTAGCCAGATGTTTATGATTATGGTCTTTTTACTCAACATCTCCCTTCCGATTTTTGACGTATTTGAAACAGTATTAATGTGGATGGCAGTTATATTTACGATCATTTCTGGAGTAGACTATATTGTTAAAAATAAACGTGTCTTATCGACGCAAAAATAA
- the rimO gene encoding 30S ribosomal protein S12 methylthiotransferase RimO has protein sequence MRIAFVSLGCDKNLVDSEVMLGLLQKSGFVLISDESQADVLVVNTCCFIQDAKEESIESILEMAQYKKTGNCKALIVTGCMAERYKDEILSEIPEVDGVVGTTGYESIVEVVEEILQGKKIQMFSDVNAKTSENYQRVLSTAGYFAYLKIAEGCDNRCTYCIIPQLRGKYRSRSMESLISEAKTLASQGVKELILVAQDTTRYGIDLYGEKKLPQLLKELCKIDDLKWIRLLYCYPEEITDELIDVIAEEEKVCSYLDMPIQHANTSILKRMGRRSTKEDLIHLINKLRKRIPDICLRTTLIVGFPGETDEEYEDLVQFVKDMKFDRLGVFTYSKEEGTPAAKMRGQIPKKIKEFRKDKIMKLQQAICEEKSAQCVGRTLEVIIDGKLPEENVYCGRTYRDAPEIDGMVFVSADEDLLSGDFIKASITSSNEYDLIGRIVDESGE, from the coding sequence ATTAGAATAGCTTTTGTTTCATTAGGATGTGACAAGAATTTAGTTGACAGTGAAGTGATGTTAGGTTTGCTTCAAAAATCAGGATTTGTATTAATTTCGGACGAAAGTCAGGCGGATGTACTGGTTGTAAATACCTGTTGTTTTATACAAGATGCTAAAGAAGAAAGTATCGAAAGTATTTTAGAAATGGCTCAATATAAGAAAACGGGTAATTGTAAAGCCCTTATAGTAACAGGTTGTATGGCAGAACGTTATAAAGATGAAATTTTATCTGAAATACCTGAAGTAGACGGGGTAGTCGGAACGACAGGTTATGAAAGTATTGTTGAGGTCGTTGAAGAAATTTTACAAGGTAAAAAAATTCAAATGTTTTCTGACGTTAATGCAAAAACGAGTGAAAATTATCAGAGAGTATTGAGTACAGCTGGTTATTTTGCTTATTTAAAAATTGCTGAAGGCTGTGATAATCGATGCACCTACTGCATTATTCCTCAGCTCAGGGGTAAGTACAGAAGCCGTTCGATGGAAAGTCTGATTAGTGAAGCAAAAACTTTGGCCAGCCAAGGGGTAAAGGAATTAATCCTGGTTGCTCAGGATACAACAAGATATGGTATTGATTTATATGGAGAAAAAAAATTGCCTCAGTTATTAAAGGAATTATGTAAAATTGATGATTTAAAATGGATTCGCTTACTATACTGTTATCCGGAAGAGATCACAGATGAATTGATTGATGTCATTGCAGAGGAAGAAAAAGTATGCAGTTATTTGGACATGCCTATTCAACATGCAAATACTTCAATTCTTAAACGAATGGGAAGAAGAAGTACTAAGGAAGACCTTATTCATCTCATTAACAAGCTGCGAAAGAGGATTCCGGATATTTGTCTCAGGACCACTTTAATTGTAGGATTTCCTGGAGAAACGGATGAAGAATATGAGGATTTGGTGCAATTTGTTAAAGATATGAAATTCGACAGATTGGGTGTATTTACGTATTCCAAAGAAGAAGGAACTCCTGCTGCCAAAATGAGAGGACAGATTCCAAAGAAAATCAAGGAGTTTCGAAAAGATAAGATTATGAAGCTTCAACAGGCTATTTGTGAAGAGAAATCTGCACAATGTGTTGGAAGGACTTTAGAAGTCATAATTGATGGTAAGCTTCCAGAAGAAAATGTGTATTGTGGGAGAACATATCGGGATGCGCCTGAAATAGACGGAATGGTATTTGTTAGCGCTGATGAAGATCTTTTATCAGGAGATTTCATTAAAGCTTCTATTACATCTTCTAATGAATACGATTTAATAGGGAGGATTGTAGATGAATCTGGCGAATAA
- the folD gene encoding bifunctional methylenetetrahydrofolate dehydrogenase/methenyltetrahydrofolate cyclohydrolase FolD, producing MSTLIIDGKKISQDIKDELKKEVEELSQKNIIPGLAVILVGNDPASKVYVNNKKKACEYIGIKSFSYELPQETTEEELLNLIDVLNKTKEVNGILVQLPLPEHINESKILLSIDPIKDVDCFHPYNVGLISIGKMDGFLPCTPAGIIELIKRSNIEIEGKNCVVVGRSNIVGKPVSQLLLSHNGTVTTCHSRTKELAKICQEADLLVAAIGRPQFIKADMVKEGSILIDVGVNRLDNGKLCGDIDFEGCKDKALAITPVPGGVGPMTIAMLMKNCVKAALMQN from the coding sequence ATGAGTACCCTTATTATTGATGGGAAAAAGATCTCACAGGATATAAAGGACGAATTGAAAAAAGAAGTAGAAGAATTAAGCCAAAAGAATATTATTCCAGGATTGGCAGTTATACTGGTTGGAAATGATCCTGCATCAAAAGTTTATGTTAATAATAAGAAAAAAGCCTGTGAATATATAGGTATCAAATCTTTTTCTTATGAGTTGCCCCAAGAAACAACAGAAGAAGAACTGCTAAATCTTATAGATGTTTTAAATAAAACAAAGGAAGTCAATGGTATATTGGTTCAACTTCCGCTTCCGGAACATATCAATGAGAGTAAAATCCTTCTTTCAATTGATCCAATAAAAGATGTGGATTGCTTTCATCCATACAATGTGGGATTAATCTCTATTGGTAAAATGGATGGTTTTCTTCCTTGCACACCAGCAGGAATCATAGAACTAATAAAAAGATCCAATATCGAAATTGAAGGTAAAAACTGTGTTGTTGTAGGAAGAAGTAATATTGTAGGAAAACCAGTTTCACAACTTTTGTTAAGTCATAATGGCACAGTAACCACATGCCATTCCCGTACAAAAGAATTAGCTAAAATATGCCAAGAGGCAGATTTACTAGTCGCTGCCATCGGAAGACCTCAATTTATTAAAGCAGATATGGTGAAAGAAGGATCGATTCTTATCGATGTGGGTGTAAACCGTTTAGATAATGGCAAATTATGTGGGGATATTGATTTTGAAGGCTGTAAAGATAAGGCCTTAGCTATTACTCCTGTTCCAGGAGGCGTAGGTCCTATGACTATTGCAATGTTAATGAAAAACTGTGTAAAGGCTGCACTGATGCAGAACTAG
- a CDS encoding formate--tetrahydrofolate ligase: protein MKTDIEIAQEAVMKPITEIASELNIDADDLELYGKYKAKLSDTLWDKIKDKKNGKLVLVTAINPTPAGEGKTTISVGLGQALCKKGRKAIVALREPSLGPCMGVKGGAAGGGYAQVVPMEDINLHFTGDIHAISAAHNLLSAMIDNHLQQGNELQIDPRQILWKRAVDMNDRALRNIVVGLGGKTHGVPREDGYMITVASEVMAILCLAEDLMDLKNRLGKIIVAYNYDGKPVTAADLKANGAMAALLKDAIKPNLVQTLENTPVLMHGGPFANIAHGCNSIRATKMALKLADIVVTEAGFGADLGAEKFFDIKCRFAGFKPDAVVLVATIRALKYNGGIPKNELGIENLDALKKGFENLRKHIENIQQYKVPIVVTLNQFVTDTRDEIAYVKDQCESMGCAFAISKVWELGEQGGLELAEKVIETLETKPSNFEVLYDCSSTITEKIETIARKIYGAKGVIFTSKAKKDMEKIVAMNLDKMPICIAKNQYSLSDDPSLLGRPKDFEITVRELRVSAGAGFIVALTGDVMIMPGLPKYPAAMNIDINEKGQITGLF from the coding sequence ATGAAAACTGATATTGAAATTGCTCAAGAAGCGGTTATGAAGCCAATAACAGAGATTGCATCTGAACTTAATATTGATGCGGATGATTTAGAATTATATGGTAAATACAAAGCTAAATTATCTGATACTTTATGGGACAAGATCAAGGATAAAAAAAATGGGAAATTGGTTTTAGTTACAGCAATCAACCCAACTCCTGCTGGAGAAGGAAAAACCACAATATCCGTAGGTCTTGGTCAAGCTTTGTGTAAAAAGGGTAGAAAAGCAATTGTAGCTCTAAGAGAGCCTTCTTTAGGACCTTGCATGGGCGTAAAAGGTGGAGCAGCTGGAGGCGGATATGCACAAGTTGTTCCGATGGAAGACATCAATCTGCATTTTACAGGGGATATTCATGCGATCTCCGCAGCCCATAATTTGCTTTCTGCAATGATCGATAATCATCTTCAGCAAGGTAATGAACTTCAGATTGATCCGAGACAGATTCTTTGGAAAAGAGCTGTGGATATGAATGACCGCGCATTAAGAAATATAGTGGTTGGCTTAGGTGGGAAGACTCATGGTGTACCAAGAGAAGATGGGTATATGATTACTGTTGCTTCGGAAGTTATGGCCATACTTTGTCTTGCAGAAGATTTAATGGATTTAAAGAATAGATTAGGAAAAATCATAGTAGCTTACAATTATGACGGGAAACCAGTTACAGCAGCAGACTTAAAAGCAAACGGCGCTATGGCAGCATTGCTGAAGGATGCCATTAAACCTAATCTGGTTCAAACTTTAGAAAATACCCCAGTTTTAATGCATGGAGGACCTTTTGCCAATATTGCTCATGGCTGTAACAGTATCAGAGCTACGAAGATGGCACTTAAGCTGGCAGACATAGTAGTGACAGAAGCAGGCTTTGGGGCAGATTTAGGTGCCGAGAAGTTTTTTGATATCAAATGTCGTTTTGCTGGATTCAAGCCAGATGCAGTGGTTTTAGTTGCTACTATTCGTGCCTTGAAATATAATGGCGGTATACCAAAAAATGAGCTGGGTATTGAAAATTTGGACGCACTTAAAAAAGGATTTGAAAATCTTAGAAAGCATATTGAAAATATTCAGCAATATAAAGTGCCTATTGTGGTTACCCTAAACCAATTTGTGACAGATACCCGTGATGAAATAGCTTATGTTAAAGATCAATGTGAAAGCATGGGGTGTGCATTTGCTATTTCAAAAGTATGGGAATTAGGCGAACAGGGTGGTTTGGAACTGGCTGAGAAAGTAATAGAAACTTTAGAGACAAAGCCTTCTAACTTTGAAGTATTGTATGATTGCAGTAGCACTATTACAGAAAAAATTGAAACCATTGCACGAAAGATCTATGGGGCAAAGGGAGTCATATTTACTTCCAAAGCTAAAAAAGATATGGAGAAAATAGTTGCGATGAATTTAGATAAGATGCCCATCTGTATTGCAAAAAATCAATATTCATTGTCTGATGATCCAAGTTTGCTGGGAAGACCAAAAGACTTTGAAATTACAGTAAGAGAATTAAGGGTTTCTGCCGGTGCTGGTTTTATAGTGGCCTTAACAGGAGATGTGATGATTATGCCAGGATTACCCAAATACCCTGCAGCAATGAATATTGACATTAATGAGAAAGGTCAAATTACAGGATTGTTCTAG
- a CDS encoding FtsK/SpoIIIE family DNA translocase, translating into MGKRPLTEKKKSSRNRTRKVKSPTGGALSQEIKGVLIFASAIIFGIGIYSHEAGFFGKIIYKFFVGILGIGAYFLPVLIGSIGILMMLKKLNTSNKLKMLISFGMVFLLSIFAHIMHGIDVALDGMNIWHRVRHYYDAGSWNNGGLIGAIFGKILVKTIGIYGSYVFIITFLIILLILLTGRSFIDDMISIYQWMGRCIAKIKEVLSNYQLEHEEKRMQKKTKSKNKNNVSLQNIKAEDPVTVHSDHESQEAKSSNEEAIEEIKVLDFAQKSEEKTKEKEIENISENTGSSAQEEPVEVISSVSKPVDYQFPSIELLQANTSSITSNSKKLMLNNAKKLEETLASFGVEAKVIQINRGPTVTRYELQPSQGVKVSKIVSLADDIALNLAAAGIRIEAPIPGKAAVGIEVPNQEVQPVFLREVIEDETFQKFPSKLAFALGKDIAGNCVVADIARMPHLLIAGATGSGKSVCINTLITSILYKANPNEVKLLMIDPKVVELSIYNGIPHLMIPVVTDPKKAAGALNWAVQEMTNRYKLFAENNVRDIKGYNNLKRNENPDDPNPPELMPQIVIIIDELADLMMTAPGEVEDAICRLAQMARAAGIHLVIATQRPSVDVITGVIKANIPSRLAFAVSSGTDSRTILDMVGAEKLLGKGDMLFYPVGAAKPVRIQGAFISDKEVERIVENIKQSGQAEYNQDMIEEITAVNNVSSSSGEEVDEYLQQAIEMVVEKEKASISMIQRYLRIGFNRAARIMEEMEERGIVGPDEGSKPRKVLITKEEFEQMKLGSDQKSSNF; encoded by the coding sequence ATGGGAAAGAGACCATTGACAGAGAAAAAGAAATCATCCAGAAATAGAACAAGGAAAGTGAAATCTCCTACAGGAGGAGCATTGTCGCAAGAGATAAAGGGCGTTCTCATTTTTGCATCAGCAATCATTTTTGGAATAGGTATTTATAGTCATGAAGCTGGATTTTTCGGTAAAATAATCTATAAGTTTTTTGTTGGAATATTAGGTATTGGCGCTTATTTTTTACCTGTATTGATTGGCAGTATCGGTATTTTGATGATGCTAAAAAAACTGAATACCAGTAATAAATTGAAGATGCTTATATCTTTCGGCATGGTGTTTTTATTGTCTATATTTGCTCATATAATGCATGGTATTGATGTGGCATTAGATGGTATGAATATATGGCATAGGGTAAGACATTATTACGATGCAGGCAGTTGGAATAATGGAGGATTAATTGGTGCAATATTTGGGAAGATTTTAGTAAAGACGATTGGTATATATGGCAGTTATGTTTTCATTATTACATTCCTTATTATTTTATTGATTTTACTAACTGGAAGATCCTTTATTGATGATATGATATCCATTTATCAATGGATGGGGCGATGTATAGCAAAAATCAAAGAAGTTTTGAGTAATTATCAGCTGGAACATGAAGAAAAGCGAATGCAAAAGAAAACTAAATCTAAAAATAAGAACAATGTATCCCTGCAAAATATAAAAGCAGAAGATCCTGTAACTGTACATAGTGATCATGAGTCACAGGAAGCAAAGAGCAGTAATGAGGAAGCAATAGAAGAAATAAAAGTATTGGACTTTGCCCAGAAATCTGAAGAGAAAACTAAAGAAAAAGAAATAGAAAACATATCGGAAAACACCGGTAGCTCTGCTCAAGAAGAACCTGTGGAAGTAATTTCATCTGTTAGTAAACCAGTAGATTATCAATTTCCGTCTATTGAACTATTACAGGCTAATACTTCCTCAATTACATCAAACTCCAAAAAATTAATGCTTAACAATGCAAAAAAATTGGAAGAGACTTTAGCCAGTTTTGGTGTAGAGGCAAAAGTCATACAGATTAACAGAGGGCCTACTGTGACCAGGTATGAACTTCAACCCAGTCAGGGAGTTAAAGTAAGTAAAATCGTTAGTTTGGCAGATGATATTGCTCTTAATTTGGCAGCTGCTGGTATACGAATTGAAGCACCTATACCCGGGAAAGCTGCAGTGGGTATCGAAGTACCTAATCAAGAGGTTCAGCCCGTATTTTTAAGAGAAGTGATAGAAGATGAAACTTTTCAAAAGTTTCCGTCCAAACTTGCCTTTGCTTTGGGAAAAGATATTGCCGGTAACTGTGTTGTAGCGGATATAGCTCGCATGCCTCATTTACTCATTGCAGGGGCAACCGGATCTGGTAAAAGTGTTTGCATTAATACACTTATTACAAGTATACTTTATAAAGCAAATCCCAATGAGGTAAAATTATTAATGATTGACCCCAAAGTAGTTGAACTTAGTATTTATAACGGAATACCTCATTTGATGATTCCAGTAGTGACAGATCCCAAGAAAGCAGCAGGAGCACTGAACTGGGCTGTTCAGGAAATGACCAACCGTTATAAATTATTTGCAGAAAACAATGTTCGAGATATTAAAGGTTATAATAACCTAAAAAGAAACGAAAATCCAGATGACCCAAATCCACCTGAGCTCATGCCTCAAATTGTGATTATTATTGATGAGTTGGCGGATCTTATGATGACTGCGCCAGGAGAAGTAGAGGATGCTATTTGCAGGCTGGCACAAATGGCAAGAGCAGCTGGAATTCATTTGGTAATTGCTACTCAAAGACCTTCAGTCGATGTAATCACTGGAGTCATTAAAGCCAATATACCTTCCAGACTGGCTTTTGCTGTATCATCCGGTACAGACTCGAGAACCATACTGGATATGGTAGGTGCTGAAAAGCTTCTTGGAAAAGGGGACATGCTTTTTTATCCTGTTGGTGCAGCTAAACCTGTAAGAATTCAGGGAGCTTTTATTTCAGATAAGGAAGTTGAGCGAATTGTAGAAAACATAAAGCAGTCAGGACAAGCAGAATACAATCAGGATATGATTGAAGAAATTACTGCTGTGAATAATGTATCATCTTCCTCTGGAGAAGAAGTGGATGAATATCTTCAGCAGGCAATTGAAATGGTTGTTGAAAAAGAAAAAGCTTCTATTTCTATGATTCAAAGATATTTGCGTATTGGATTCAACCGTGCAGCAAGGATCATGGAGGAAATGGAGGAAAGGGGTATTGTAGGGCCTGATGAAGGAAGTAAGCCAAGAAAAGTACTGATTACTAAGGAAGAATTTGAGCAAATGAAATTAGGTAGTGATCAAAAATCGTCTAACTTTTAA